Below is a genomic region from Mastacembelus armatus unplaced genomic scaffold, fMasArm1.2, whole genome shotgun sequence.
TTGTTTAGATAGGAAGGCAGTATGATGTGCTTATGATGGGAAGTTGGTCAATAAACAGAGCAATTAATAAACAGCTGACTGAAAAAGCTTCCATTTTATTGAACATTTAACCCTTGTGTGCTGatcatatttttgtatttgtgggTCTGGTGGACCCGCTGCATTTTTTGggtttttaattaaacacagtcaAACAAGTTTATGGGAAAATACTCAGATGTTTACTTCATCCCAATTACAAGCAATATAAACAGCATAAATGGTACATATTTGCCCTTTACCCTAGAAATGGGGTCCCACAGACCCAAACATCATACAAGGGttagaaatatttcacattcattaTTCTGGGATATAGATGAAAAAAGCTGCTGTTGACCTCTTCTCCATCCTCACTGCTTAGTTGCCATACCTTAGAGATATGTAGAACAATTATACTAGTGATGTTTAGGTTTAAAGAAAGTGTATGTTGCACGTGTTTTCAGAAACGGCGACGACGGATCGATCGTTCCATGATCGGCGAGCCAACAAACTTTGTTCACACCACACATGTAGGCTCAGGGGACATGGGCCTGGGACTGGCATCGGTAGGTTTTGGTCCTCTTTTCTGAATATTTATTGTACAGCCAACAGTTGTGTGTTGCTCGTAGAAGTTTTCAGTTCAATAACATTGACCCTCAATGTTTATAGGTGGACCTCGTTCAGGCCCAGATGAAATCTAAAGGGGGCTACGCACACGGAGGGTCTGAAGGTTCTCAGTTGTAACGAGGTGAGTGTTTCATCCCTTCGTGTCACTGACACTCAGCCAGAGAATTTCAGTTCCTCACAGCCACACAAGCCCTGCTGGTTTATGTAATAGTCAAATGGGTGTTTGTGTTGGTAAAAGGTAGTTTGTTTTGAAGGGAAAACTTCAATTCCCTACTGATTGCACATGCAAAACTGTggttaaaatatgcaaaaatgctCTTTAGTAATATTTAGCAGAACAAAATAGCTTAAACTCAAATGAGCAACTTGCTGCATGTTATGGCTTAATTTACAGTGTTCGTTCTTCTTTTTGATGAGCTGGAACATAATAAGTCATAACCTGAAGTATTATTTAGGCTCTGTGCAATTCAAGCTTCTACCCTGTAGCTTCGCTGATGTTGGTGAGAAAGGGGGAAATAAAATCCTGAAATTTGAAGACAGTTCCTGGTGACAACCTGACTCCACCAATGCTGTGTCATAATAAATGATGGGAAACTGTGCTCACACACAATAGTGAGCTTGTCTCATGTTGTGTGACTTTAAACAGGAAACTGGTAAAATAGCACACAGCATATCTGTACTCTACAATAATTTTATTAGGGGAATTCATTGCTTAATGAAAGAATTAATATCCTCCTTCCTCATGTTTAGCTTTGTTCAGCTGATATCCACTTCCATTTTTCTTTATGACTCATGACATGTCGGTAAAACAGgggattgttgtttttttaactctgGAGGTttggttttgcatttttgtgacGTGGGTCTGGTTTGGGCGGTAGCGTGGCTTTTTGCTGCCCTCAGGAGACTACTTTAAGCTGCACCATGCCCTGAACATGGTCATGTTTTAATTTCAGATCCTCTTATTCTAAAAGAATCTGAACACATTCAGTCCAACAGTatcaaacatttttgaaaagaaaaaagacaaaaaatgtcatatacCTCTCCAAACTTTGATCAGCTCAGATCGGCTCAGATTTGATGGTAAAATTTACACATATCTGACTTTACGGCAGCATTTGTGAACCTAATGCTTATTCCACTTATTTTCCCTCCACAGCCCTTCACAGTCTTGTGGAAACTACTGTTGTTCATATGAGGAAGCATTTTCAAAAAGCAGTCGTCTGTAATGGATGCAGGACCAAAAGATGAAACTACTGCTTTTCCATAatgttgtgtatatatattttttattttccattccttttttttttttaatgaagcacTGCTATCCATTTGCTGCCATACTGTTGCACTGTAAAGACTAAATGTTAAGAGTAGATAAGAGGGTTTAGAAAGCTCATAAATCTCAGACGTatgcttgtgtgtatgcatgaggaaagtatttctgaaaaatattttctgttgtagCCCATTTGGATGCCTGTATTTATTATCTGATTTGTAAACGGACCTCATGGTGGCTGGGCCACGCTGGAGATTAGGAACCTTCAGTTTCCTTCTTTATTCTCAGAGGTTTATCAGAGGACAGGTAGCAGGTAGTGAGGCAAAATGTACATGTTCATTGTCTTATCCTGAGAAATACTCATTCTCTGAGTTGCTTTCAGGGTTGAAGATTGCTGTTTTATAACACACTTGAAATGCGTAGAGTACACTGGACCATACATTGTACACTCACACTTGCTTAGGAATTTTGCATTGATTTcagctgggtttttttttttttatattcctaCAGATTGAATCATATAGAATTTTAATAAACTATGACCTTCATAATCTGCCTTCTGAAGTCATggtcatcattttattttactaggGTGCTTTGTACTGAGCTTAGTGGTTCCAAGaaggttcatatttttatatgcGTTCTCTGCTTACAACACGTTCACCAGCAGGAGGTTAGGAAGTAAACTTGGAAATAGCCAAATTCCTGCTGCAAAGAAATATGGGTTAGGGTTAACTGTTATATCATCATATGCTTTTGTCAGGACAGTTTGTGTTACATACTGTGTCTTGTCATGAATTATTGTTTG
It encodes:
- the cdc42se2 gene encoding CDC42 small effector protein 2; this encodes MTEFWVCFSCCIAEQPQPKRRRRIDRSMIGEPTNFVHTTHVGSGDMGLGLASVDLVQAQMKSKGGYAHGGSEGSQL